The genomic stretch AGGAGCAGCTTGCCCTTCTTCTTCGGGGCGGCGGTCTTTTCGTCCTTGGTATCGGCCATGATGGTCTCCCTAGATCTCAGGCGATTCGGTCATCGGTGGAGGCGGTATCGGCGCTCGCGGAAGCGGCGCGCGGGGCGAGCGGGGGCGGAGTCTCCTGCCACTGCTGACGGGCGGCGTTGCCCTGCCCGGCGCCACCGCTATCGACGCTGGTCTGGCCGAGCCGCAGCCCGCGCGCTTCGGCGAGGTCGGCGAGCCTGGGCTGGGCGTCGGCCAGCGCCTGGCGCGCCGCGGGGGTGTCGGCGGCGAAGCGGACATGGACACGGTCGCCCTCGTTCCGGATCGACACATCGACGGTGCCCAGCGCATCGGGGGCGAGGCGGATGCGGGTCTCGCGCACCGGGCCGGCATCGCGCAGCGCCTCGATGCGCTCGATCATCTGTCCGGTCCATTCCTGGCGGCGCAGGTCGAGCGTGCCGTCCTGCGTCTGTGCGGCGGGAGCGATCGCAGGCGTTGCGGCGGTAGCGTCGAGCGCGGCGAGCGGCGCCGTGGCGAGCGGGTCGCGCTGGGCGCGGCGCGGCGCGGCGGGCTCGGCCAGCGCCTGAAACAGCGGCGCGGCGAGTGCGGCGACGGTGGTCAGGACCGGCGCGGACGTGGCGGGGTCTGCC from Sphingomonas hengshuiensis encodes the following:
- a CDS encoding flagellar hook-length control protein FliK, whose amino-acid sequence is MAATRQRSAAPGKDLPQDDAASPEDEADPSTDIAFAWFAMPIAPDAARPTLVAPGLSARIAPPGGDAAPVPALAGEAAAAEGTAPAATVAPEAGASAETLPVPELQPMPDLPEAAPTPPARAGAPHPAPAPTQPAADPATSAPVLTTVAALAAPLFQALAEPAAPRRAQRDPLATAPLAALDATAATPAIAPAAQTQDGTLDLRRQEWTGQMIERIEALRDAGPVRETRIRLAPDALGTVDVSIRNEGDRVHVRFAADTPAARQALADAQPRLADLAEARGLRLGQTSVDSGGAGQGNAARQQWQETPPPLAPRAASASADTASTDDRIA